The sequence below is a genomic window from Sorangiineae bacterium MSr12523.
CCTCGATCTGTCGAAGCAGACGAAGATCTACCGCACGGAGGGCGCCCACACCTTGCTCCGCCACGCCGCGCCCAAGGGAACGCAACGCGCTTTTGCGCGAGCGCTCTTCGAGGCGCACTTCGTCGAGGCGCGGAACATCAGCGACATCGACACCTTGGCCAGCATCGCCACCCGCCACGGATTCGACGCCGACGAAGCCGTGCGCCTCGTCCGCGATCCGGAGGAGCGAACGCTCACGCACCAAGAGGCCCGCAACGCCAGCGACGGCGGCATCAACGGCGTCCCGTTCTTCGTCTTCGACGGAAGGCTCGCCGTCTCGGGCGCGCAAGCCGTCGAGGTTCTGCGCGCGGCCATCGACCGCGCGCGTGCACCCGCACAAAAGGCAAACGGCGCCGAAGGCCCATGAGCCTTCGCCGCCGTTTGGCAAAGTCTTTCTTAGGAAGCGATCAGAACTCGCCCTTGGCGTCGTTCGCAGCGCCTTTGACGGCCTTGCCGAGCTTCTTGTAGGCGCCGGCGACGATCAGGAGAATGGCAACGAGGAGCAGGCCGTACTCGATGGCGGTTGCACCCTTCTCGTCCTTGACCAGCTGCATGATGTCTTTGTTCATAGGAATTCTCCTGGTTATCGTCGTTTTTTAGGGGGGTACTGCGGGTGCTGCGTGCTTCGGAGGGCACCTAGTACACACTCCGTGCCAAGCCCTTCTGCGCGGGATTCTCGAGAAAAATGCCCCCGCAGGCCCTCCAGACGTGGACCCACCTCCGTTCATTGGGGGGTAATCGACGATCCAAAATGGGCCTATCGTCGCACCCGATGCGCCCTTTCACCGTCTTGTCCTCTCGTTCACGTGCGGCCCTCCTCGGCGTCCTCTCGTCCGCACCGTTCGCGTTTGCCGCGTTTGCCGCGTTTGCCGCGTTTTTCGCGTCCGGTTGCGGAGGCGCTTCCCCGGCGCCCTCCACACCGTCCGCGCACGGCCCGTCCACCACGGGCACGGGCGCCCAGGACACCGTGGCGCAAGCCCCGCCGGTGGCCGCCGCCGCACCGGTCGATCTCTCGACCTTGCCCAAGCAGCGCGCCATCGTGCTCCGCGCCGCGCGCCTCTTCGATGGAAAGGCCGACCGCGTCGTCGAAGGGGGCGTGGCCCTGCTCGTGGAAAATGGGCTCATCACGCAAGTGGGAAAGACGGTGACCGCGCCGGGTGACGCCGAGCAGATCGATCTCGGGGACAGCACCTTGCTGCCCGGTTTCATCGATGCGCACACGCACGTCACCGCCGAGGCGAGCGACAACTTTTACCGCGACAGCTACCAGTTCCTGCACCGCTTCCCGGCCGAGCAAGCGTTTTACGCGGGGGCCTCGGCGAAGAAGCTTCTCGATGCAGGCTTCACCACCATCCGCGATCTCGGCGCCGAGGAACTTCTCGACGTGGGCGTTCGCAACGCCATCGAAGCGGGCCTCACCCCGGGCCCGCGCATGCTCGTCGCCGTGCACCCCATCGGCGCGACGGGCGGTCACGCGGATCAAGATCCGTATCCGCCGGCGCGCATCAAGGAGCTCGGTGTTTACGAAGGCATCTGCAACGGCCCCGAATCATGCCGCGCGGCCGTTCGCGAGCAGGTGAAGTACGGGGCCGATCTCATCAAAGTCATGGCCTCGGGCGGCGTCTTGTCACTCGCGGACGCCGTCGATACACCGCAGCTCACGCTGGAGGAGCTGCGCGCGATCGTCGAGGAAGCGCATCGCCTCGGCAAGAAGGTCGCAGCGCACTGCCACGGCGACAGCGCCGCCAAGCTCGCGGTCACCGCGGGCGTCGACTCCATCGAGCACGCCTCGTTCTTGAAGCCGCCCACCCTGGCGTTGATGAAATCCAAGGGCACCGTGCTCGTGCCCACGTTCCTCGCCGGCGCGTACACCGGCGGCAAGTTGGACAAGTTCCCTCCGCCGATTCAGGCCAAGGCGAAGGCCGCGTTTGCAGCCCATGCGCAGATGTTCAAAGATGCCATGCGCGCCGGCGTCATCGTGGGCTTCGGCACCGACTCGGGCGTGTCGCCGCACGGCATCAACGCGCAGGAGTTCGCCCTGATGACCGAAGGCGGCATGAGCCCCGCCGCAGCACTTCGCGCCGCGACATCGGTCAACGCGACCTTGCTCGGCATTTCCGCGCAAACGGGATCCCTCGAAAAGGGCAAGCTCGCCGACGTGGTCGCGGTGCCGGGCAATCCGCTCAAGGACATCAAGCAGACCGAGCACGTTGCGTTCGTGATGCGTGCCGGCAAAATCTACAAGCGACCGGAACGAGGAATGTAAGCCGTGCGCGGCTACTTAACTCGACACCGGGGGCTCACCCACAATACTTGAACGCATGTTAACTTTGCAGAACGGCCGTCGCGCGCGGAGTGTGCTCGCGCTGGGCGCTGCCATCTTCATCTTGGGCATCACCGCGGCCGCGTGCGACGAGTTCATGAAACCGCGTCGCTACAATGGGCCGACGGGCAATCCTTTTCCCGATGGCGGCTACAGCGATGCTGGCGATGCAGGGCCTTACGATCCGTTCGCTTGCCAGGCCTGCGTTCAGCCCATGTGCAATGTGCAACAGACGTACTGCAATCAGAGCACGACCTGCCTGAACCTTCAGCAAACGATCCTTGCGTACTGCTACGACTACGATCTGGTGTGCGCGCAGAATTACATCAACCAGGCTGCGGGTGATCCGCAGGGTCAGCAGCTGTATGTCAATTTGCTGAATTGCGAGCGCAACTACACGTGCTCGTCGTGCCGTGACGAGTGCCAGCCGCCCGCCTCGTACTGCCGCTGAACGTGATACGTTGTAATGATGTCGATCGACATCAATCTTCTGACTCGCGCACGTAGTGCAGCGAAGGCCGTTTCGGAGCTGTCCCCACGCCGGACGTATCCTTCTCGGCGTGGAGACGGATACGTCGATGCTGTAAAGCCTAAAGCCGGTACGCGCCGATGATGTCCGAGTAATCGTCGGTCCAGACGCGCATGCCCTCCTTCGCGTGGACCTCCTGGTACCCGCGCTGGACGAGCGGCTCGAGCGTCGCGGCGTTCTCGGACATCACGAGCCAGGTGGAGGGCTGGAGCCCGTCGTCGAGCAGCTCTTTGCTCGGCGACAGAAGGCTCTTGCCCACCAGGTGCAGCGCGCGATCGCCCGCGACATTGGCCATTACGGGGCCGAGTCGCAAAAAACGATTCGAAATGTGGAACGCGAGAAGCCCATCGGGCTCGAGTTTGCGCTTGTACAAATCGATGGCCTCGCGCGTGAGCAAGTGAACCGGGACGGCATCGGAGCTGAAGGCATCGAGCACGATGAGCGAGAACGACGCATCCGCCGCCTCCTCGATGCGCAGGCGTGCATCGCCCACCTCGACGCGCAGCCCGCGATTGTTGGGGAACGCGTCGGACAGATACGTGAAGAGGCTCGGCGTCTGGGCGACGCGCACGACGGCGGGGTTGATCTCGTAGAAGGTCCAGGTTTGCTCGGGCTTGGCGTACGCCGCCATGGTTCCCGCGCCGAGGCCGACGACGCCGACGGAATGGAGCCGATCGCCGTAAGCCTGGAACACGTCACCCAGCGGTCCGCGGCGATGGTAGTAGGCGAGGGGATCGCGCCGTCGCTCGGGGGCGGTGAACTGGATGCCGTGGATGATGTTGCCGCTCGAAAAGACGTGGAAGCCTTTGTTTTCGGCGACGCGGATGACGCCGAAGAAGTTGCGGTCGATGTACAGAAGCCCAGACATAGCCCCGGTGTGCAGGCCGGTCGCGAGCAGGATGGCCCCGATGCCCAACGCAAAGCGCGGGACGTGAATGCGCGAGGCGTAATTGAGGACGAACGGAATGGCCACGGCGAGCACGTAGAGGGGTGAATCGGTGAGGTCGCGCTTCTCGCCGAAGTAGAGGACGGCGAAGAGGAGCGCCCCGATGCCGATGGGGATGACCGCATCGAGCAGCCGTGCGCGCGCCGACGGTTCCTTCTTTTTGGCGACGACGCGGCAGAGCGCGGCGAGCACCAAGGCGATGGGGAACTCCATGGCGCGCGAGAAGAACGTCGGTGCGACGACCCCATTGAGAAGCCCGCCGAGGGCACCGCCGATGGAGAGCCAGAGGAAGAAGTCCGTCAGCTCGCTCGCATCCGGGCGCAGTCGGACGAGCCGCACATGGCAAAAGAGCGCGACGAAGAAGAAGGTTGCAAGATGCACCAAAATGGTCGACCACGCCCCGCCGAGAACGCTGGCCGCCACCGACAGCGTGAGCCCGATGACGATGGCGCGGTCGAGAACCGCATCGCTGAAGAGCTGCCGGTTGGCGAAGACGAGGATGAACGTCACCAAATAGAGCAAGAGCGGCAGCACCCAAAAGAGCGGAATTGGTGCCACGTCGGTGGTGATGAACGTGGTGACCCCCATCATGTACGTGGACGGCACGAACGCGAGGGCAGCCCACGTGAGCCGCGAGCGCCAGCGGACGCGCTGCCTCCGCTCCGACGGCGTCTCATCGGGCCGCGGGGTCGATGGCGCAGGCTCCGGATCACCCGGCCGGCGCGGCATGAGCAGCGGCAGGGCCGACATGGCCACCAACACGACGAAGGCGAAATACCCATTGTGCCAAACGGCGAATTGGCGCCTCAATCCGACGAATGGCTCGATGACGAAGGGATAGGCCGCCAGTGCCACCACGCTTCCCGCGTTGCTGGCGGCGTAGAGCACATAGGGATCGCGCCCGGCGCGTTTGGTGGGATGCGAGGGATCCGACGGCGGCAGCGCGGCGAACCAGCCTTGAAGCAGCGGGCCGCTCATCGAAAGAATGGCGAACGCCGGCCCCACCGTGCGCGCGAGCAAGATGAGAACGGAGAAGGTCGGGTTCGTGTCGTGGTTCCAGCTGCGCACCTGCTCCGAGTCGACCACCGCCGGCAATGCGAGCAGGGGCAGTCCTATCAAAACGAGCTGGACGAGCGCCTGCTTCCGGGCACCGAGCCAGCCCAGGGATGCATGTACATACATGTATCCAGCGAGCAGCAGCGCCTGGAAGAAGAGCATGCAGGAGATCCACACGGCCGGCGTCCCGCCGAGCAACGGCGTGATGGACTTGGCGACCATGGGCTCGATGGAGAAGAGCAGAAACGCGCTGGCAAACAGAGCAAGGGCGAAGCGGAGCCCGCGCTTCGAGTGCCGAGGGTCCATGCACGCGCCTTAGCCAGGGGCATGCCGTCACCGTGGGCGCGCGCAATTCTCAGTGTCAAAATCCGTTGCTCTGGCATCCATCCGCCGCGTCCGATTCGCGCTTCGTGATTTCTCGGACGCGTGATCGACAACCGGGCGTTCGGCGTGTTGGCCATTCGCGCGCGCCGCATGAACGGCGCGTGCGCCATGGTGGATCGACATGGTCTCTGCGGCTATGTGCGCGGAACCATTCGACCATCCAGCCGGACACCCGGCGTGGGTTTCGGTGACTACAGCCCCGAGCCCGGAAGCTTTTTCGTCGGGGTGGCCGAGCCGCCGCCACCCGAAGGACGCGGCGTATCGCGATGGCGATGCGACCGTTCTTCGGCCGGAGGCGCAGAGGTGGCGGAGCTGGCGGAGCTGGCGGAGACCGATGGTGCCGCCGGCGCACCCGCATCGACGGTGCCGACGTTCTCGATGGCGCCCGTGGTCTTCGCGGGCTCCGGAGCCGTCGTGGCCGATGCCGCAAGCGCGGAGGGCGCCGGTGCCGTCGCGGTCACCGTCGTCTCCGGCGGCGGCTTCGGGTTGCGGGCAGTGAGCTGGTAGATGCCGCCGATGGCGAGGACCGCACCAATCGCCGAGCCGGCGACGACGATCCAAATCACGGGCCCGAGCCCTCGCTTGGCCCCCTGCGTCGCCAGGCGACCGGCATCGTGAGGCCCCGTTGCATACGACGGATTCGCCGGCATGCCCGAATGGGCGAGGCTTCCCTGGCCGGCCTGGCCTGGGTGGTTTGGCTGCGGCAACGTGAGCGTCCTCGGGTGCCCCGGATCGGACGGCGCATCGACGGAGCTCATGATGGCCGTGCCACTTCGCTGCACGTCGGGCACGCCCGGCGGTGCGTACGTCCCCGTGGGCGCGTTGCGATCGACGGAAGCACCGCTTGCGGGATGCGGCGACGGCGGGCCGCGGAAGCTTGCCGCAGGCACGGGGGTGGGCCCACCGATGGTCATCGGCGAGGCCGCGGCATTCTCGTGCGTCTCCCCCGCGGCGGGCGGAAACGCACCCCCGCCGGAGCCATTGCCCTCGTCGAACTGGGTCGCCGCATCCGCCAGGCCGGCGGAGGGAGGGCGCACCGGTCCCGCGCCCGAGGATCCGGCCCCGGGAATCGAACCGCCAGCCCCGCCAGATGCCGAGTAGGCTTGCGGCTGCGGATAATCGCCCGTGCCGTGCCCGGACGCGCGCACACCGCTGCCGCCCTCCGAGCTGCGAAGCGGCTGCGGAGAAGGCTGCATCGCGGGGGCCGCACCTGCCCCAGGCCCCGCTTTGGGGGCCGCACCTGCAAGCGCAGAAGGATACGGCGGCGCGCCGCCCACGATGAGGGGCGCACCCGCCGGCGGCGGACTCGCTCCTCCACTCGCAGGCCGCGAGAACGACGCTCCGCTGATGCCCGGGCCACGCTGTTGTGCGCCCGGATCCGTGGAGAGATGGAACGGATCGTTCACCGTCTCGACCTGCGAGAGCGGCGCCATCTCCAGCGCGCCTTGCTGCGACTTGCGGAACCGATTCAACTCGGCGGCGAAGGTGAAGGCGTCATGCTGCCGATCCGCCGGATCCTTCGCCAGCGCACGGCGCACGATGTCTTCCAGCTGCCGCGGCACGCGGACGTGCCTCGCGATGGGCGGCGCGACCGTGTTGAGGTGCGCATGCGCAATTTCCGCGGTGGACGACAGATCGTCGAAGGGCCCGTAGCCGGTGATGATCTCGTAGAGGCAAAGCCCCGCCGCATAAATGTCCGTCTGCGCCGTGATGGGGCGCCCCGAGAGCTGCTCCGGCGCGGCGTAACGCAGGGTGCCGATGAAGCGATTGTGCCCGGTCTGCGTGTGCGTCTCGGGATCGGCCTCGGTCATGATGCCGAAGTCGAGCAGCTTGGTGACCGTGGTGCCGTCCGCGTCGCGGTGGAGGAAGATGTTCTCCGGCTTCACGTCGCGGTGGATGATGCGGTTTTCGTGCGCATGGTACAGCGCGTTGAGAAGGTCGATGCAGAGACGGCACGCCGTGTCGACGTTGAGTCGCGTCTTGTTGTCGAGCACCGTGCGGAGCGTGTGCCCGTTGAGCTTTTCCATCACCAGGTAGGTGAGACGCAGCGAGTCAGCGGTGACGTCCGCCGTGATGACCTGGACGATGTTGCGGTGCTCGAGCCGCGCGAGGGCCCGTGCCTCACGGCGCATGCGCTCGGCCAAATCCGCCCGAGAGGACAGCGATGCGTGCAGGGTCTTGAGCACGTACCGCTTCTCGATGTTGGTGTCCTCGACCTCGTAAACGGTGCCCATTCCGCCCGCGCCGAGGCGGCGAATGACCTTGTACTTGGTTCCAGGAATGAGAATCCCGCTGGGGTATTCGAAGTTATCGGTCATCCGTGCGCCTGCTCTGCTCCACCACCGTCCCCCTGACTCTTATTCGGCCGCTGCTTCGTTTTCTTTCGCTTCGTTCGCCTACTTGACGGAGTGCTGTGGGCAAAAAGCTGAAATCGAGTCGGTTCTCCTTGAGTCTTCCTTTTCTATCAGCTCTCGGGCCGTTCCGGCCACGCGTGCTTCGGATATTTCCGAGAAAGCTCCTTGCGGATCGAGGGGTAATGCCGCTCCCAAAAGCCCTTGAGGTCGCTTGTCACCTGTACGGCGCGCTGGTTGGGCGCGAGGAGATGAACGACGAGGGGGACCTTCCCGCCACCCACGCGCGGCGTTTCGTTCATGCCGAAGAAGTCTTGGAGGCGCGAGGCGATGTGCGGGGGTTTTTCCGGCTCGTAGTGAATTTTGACGCTTCTTCCTGCCGCCAACGTGATGCGCTCGGGGGCGAGTGCGAAGATGCGCGCCGTGGGACCCGGGCCCAGGTGTGTCTGGATGGCATCCACGAACGATGTCGCACGCAGCTCAGCAAAACTGCGTCGCCCCGCGCACTGCGCGAGCAAGACCTGGCGCAGGAACGCATCGTCCACCCGCGGGATGGAGGCATCGACGGTCTGGGCGAAACGGGCGCGCGCCACCCACGCATCGAGCGCCCCCTCGGGAGCGAATCGCGCCAGGCTGGCCATGCCATCGGCGAGCACGGCTTCGGCAAGTAGCTCAGCCGCCTTTGTGTCGTCCGGCCGATTGGCCGGCGATTCATCGAGAACAAGGCCTTCATAGCTCATCGAGCTCACCGACTCGACGCGCTCCGAGGCGCGCACGAAGGTCGTGCGGGTGCTCTCGACGATGCGATCGGCGAAGAACTCGATGAGCCAATCCGGCTCGATGGCGCTGGCGATGCGCACGGACTTGTCGTCCGCATCGACGGCGACGAGCCACGGGGCATCGCGCACGACGCTCGCCTCGGAGAGCTCCGCGCGGCCTCCGCCGGACATGGCCAGCGTCCTTCCGCGCACGCGCCGGGCAACGCGATCGGGGTAGCCGGCGAGCACGCACTTCAGCAAATCGGTGTCAGTTCTGCGTTGAAAGTCGGGCGTCGCGAGCGACGCACCTCCGGGCTCGCTCTTCTTCGGCCGGCCGATGCGCCGCAGCTGTTTGTGCGCGCGATCCACGGCGAACGTGGCGCCCGGATCGAGCCCGATGGCGCGCACGATGTTCGGCGCGAAGCGCGTCTCTTGGGCCTCGCGAAAGAGGTCGCGCATCTGCAAAAGATCCGAATCCTCGGTCGCAACGTCGTGGGCCGGATCGCGACCGAACCCGCGATCGAAACGGGCGCGCCCGGCCGTGCGCACATCGCGCTCGCCCAAGAGCGCGGCGAGCACCGTGGCGTCGTCGAAAACGCCGCGCTCCTCGGCCTCCACGAGGAGACGTGCGGTTCGCGGATGAAGGGGAAAGCGCAGCATGCGATGGCCAATGGGCGTCACATCGCCCTTTGCATCGAAGGCACCCAGGCGCGTGAGCAGCTCCTCCGCCGAGGCCAGCGCCGCCGGCGGCGGTGCATCGAGCCACGTCAGATCGCGGTCGACCTTTCGCGCGCGCAACTCGAGCAAAAGCTCCGCCAGATCGAGCCGCGCAATCTCGGGCGGTTGATGCTCGGGGCGGCGTTCGAAGTCGATCTTCGTGTAAAGCCGCACGCACACGCCGGGGCGCGTTCGTCCGGCACGCCCCGCGCGCTGCGTGGCGGATGCGCGGCTTACTTTTTCGATGCGCAGCCGCGGCAGCCCCGACCAGGGATCGTGGCCCATCACGCGCGCGAGGCCACTGTCGATGACCGCCACCACGCCGTCGATGGTCACCGAGGACTCGGCCACGTTGGTCGCGAGGATCACCTTGGGCCGATCCGCCGGACGAATCGCCCGATCTTGCTCCGCCGGCGAGAGATCGCCGTGGAGCGGCAGCACGAGCAACCCGCGCTCCGCCGCCAGCTTTTCCAGCGCTTCTTGCGCCCGCCGGATCTCGCGCGCGCCGGGGAGGAACACCAGCGCGTCGCCGTCCATCGGGAGGGCCCGGATGGCGGAGGCAACCTGCAGCTCCAGTGGCCGATCGTCGGCGCCGGTGGCGTGCTCGATGCGCACATCGAACCGCTTTCCCTCCGAGCGAAGCGATTTGCAGCCGAGGAACCGCGCCGCGGGCTCCGCATCCAACGTGGCGGACATGAGCACCAGGCGCAGATCCGGCCGCGAGGTCCGCTGCAGGTGCCGCAGGTAAGCGAGCGCCACGTCGCCGTGGAGATGGCGCTCGTGAAATTCGTCGAGCACCACCGCGCCCACGCCGGCGAGCTCGGGATCGCGCACGAAGCGCCGCGTGAGGATGGCCTCGGTGACGAAGCGAAGGCGCGTTTTCGGGCCCGTCACGTCCTCGAACCGCACCTGGTAGCCTACGGTTTCGCCCGCCGTCTCACCGAGCTCCTCGGCCACGCGCCGCGCCGCGAGCCTTGCCGCCAGCCGGCGCGGTTCCAGCACGATGATCTCCCCGCCCGACGCGAGAGAGGTGGGCGAGCGAGGCGACGGGTGTTCGAGAAGCGCCCGTGGAACGCGCGTCGTCTTACCGGCGCCGGGTGGCGCCTCGAGAACGAGGCTCGACTCCTCGTCGAGGGTCCGCACGATCTCGGGCAAAAGTGGGTCGATTGGAAGCGTGGGAAGCGAATGCACGGGCAAGCGTTTGTGTATAGTGTGCTCGAGGATGCGACAAAAGCAGAATGTCCCGCTCGCGGGGCATACCACCCTGCGCCTGGGAGGACCGGCGGCGCGTCTGTTGGAAATCGAAAGCGTGGACGAGCTCGCGACCGCCGTGCGCGATCTCGATGCGCGCGGCGAGCCGGTGCTCGTGCTCGGCGGCGGCAGCAACCTGGTGGTCGCCGATGAGGGATTCGCCGGCACCGTACTCAAGTTGGCCTTCGACGCCGTCGAGGTTTCTCCCGACGAGGTAACCGTCGACGCGGGCGCCAATTGGGATGGTTTGGTCGCACGCGCCGTCGACGAGGGATGGCGCGGGGTCGAGTGCCTCTCGGGCATCCCGGGCTCGGTGGGCGCGACCCCGATGCAGAACGTGGGCGCCTACGGGCAGGAGGTGAGCGAGACCATCTCCCGCGTGCGCGTGCTCGATCGCACCAAGGGCACGGTGTCGTGGATCGCGAACGAAGACTGCGCCTTCGCATACCGCAGCAGCCGTTTTCGCGGGCAATCGCGCTACATTGTCGTGCAGGTCGCTTTTGCCTTCCCGCGCGATACGCAGAGCATGCCCATTCGCTATGCCGAGCTTTCGCGCGCCTTGGGCATCGCCGAAGGAGAGCGCGCCCCGCTTCGCCAGGTGCGCGACGTCGTGCTTCGCCTGCGCGGTGCCAAGGGCATGATCCTCGATGCGAGCGATCCGGAAAGCGTGAGCGCCGGTTCCTTTTTCGTGAACCCCATCGTCGATCCCGCCGCCGTCGCGCACATCGAAAGCACCGCGGGCGCAACCGTCCCGCGCTTTCCCATGCCCGACGGCACGGTGAAGGTGCCCGCCGCATGGCTCATCGAGCGCGCCGGCTTCACCAAAGGGTACGGCCGCGGTGGTGTGAGCATCTCCCGTAAGCACGCCCTTGCACTCGTTCACCGCGGAAATGGCAGCACACGCGAGCTTTTGGCCCTCGCCCGCGAGGTCCGCGACACCGTCCAATCGCGCTTTGGCGTCGAACTGTCGGCCGAGCCAATCATGGTCGGCTGCGCGCTATGACGTGTCAGATGTGTTAGACAGCCACACCATGCGTCGTTGGGCACTTTCTTTGGCCTTTTGCTGCGCGGTTGGTGGCTGCAAGTGCGGCCGTGACCGGCCTTATACGCCGTATGCGATCGACGAGGCGGGCACCGCGGCTGCGCCGGCGGAGGATGCCGGCGGTGCGGCCAGTGCGGCGGAAACGGCGGATGCCGGCGTGACGTTCGCCGAGCAGCCCGGGATCGTGGCGCCGCCGAACACATCGCAGTGGGAGCTCGAGGGTCTCGTGCTCACGGCGCCGCCCGAGATGATCTTCGTCACGGCCCTCACGCGCGACTTCGACGGCGACGGCAACAAGGATGCAGTGGCCGTGGTGCGTGGGGCGACGGCGCCCGAAAAGGCCCAGGTGGTGCTCTACCAGGGGACGCCGGGTAAGCCTCCCACGGCGGCGCCCGTGGGTGGGCCGCTGGCCTTGGGCAATGCACCGTGCGAGGGCGCGCCCAAACCGGATCCCAAGGCCGACAAGGACAAGGACAAAGACAAGAGCGAGGGCGCGAAGCGGCTTGCGCTCATCGGACCGCACTCCGTGGTCATCGAGCTGTCGAACCGGTGTTCGCCGCGGTGGTTCGGCATCGTGTCACTGGCGGCGCCGGCGCGCGTGCTCTTCTCCACGACGATTGCCGATCCGCCGAGCGCGCCCACGTTGAGCGTCGAGGCGGATGGCTCGGATCGCGATCACGATGGCGTCGACGACGTGACCTTGCGCGTGACCCTCGAGGGTGGCGCGCCCCCCTTCGAGCCTGGGCCGAAGGTGAGCGCCGTGCTCCGCTGGTTCGATCGGCCCGCGGGCATGAGCCGCGATCCCGCCGAGCCCGACGCGTCGCTTCGCGTGCTCGCGAGCAACGCGGCCACGCGTGCGGCGCGCGCGAAGGATGCGCCCGGCGTCCCCATTTTCGTGCGGCAACTGCGCGCGCTCTACGGTTCCATCTGCAGCGAGGGCGGTTCGCCGCGCATGAGCGGCGTCTCCTGCGGAACGAGCCGCGCCCTCGAGGAGGGCGGCCTGGCCGAGGTGCGCGCGTACTCCGTCATGGGCGATGCGCTGCGGGCCATCTCGGCGCTGGATCGCGCCCAACGCGCGCCGGCGGCGCACACGCCTGCGCGCACCAACGACGCGCAAGCGTGGATCACGCAAGCCGCGACTCCGGCGACCAATGCGAACCTTCGCGTCGTGGCCGCCGTCCCGCAGATCGAGCGCTCGAAGAGCCCGGGCTGGGGCGCCTTGGCCTTCGAACCGAGCGGAAAGCTCCTGGTCCGCACCCTCGCGGGCGTGGTTCGCGTCGACCCGGTGCAGGGCGACGAGGCCGAAGCCGGCGACGTGCGCACCTGGAGCTCGCGCGTGGTCTCGCCCGACGGCACCTACCGCTTCATCGAGGCGTACAGCGCGTGCGATGGCGTCGCCCT
It includes:
- the hrpB gene encoding ATP-dependent helicase HrpB — encoded protein: MHSLPTLPIDPLLPEIVRTLDEESSLVLEAPPGAGKTTRVPRALLEHPSPRSPTSLASGGEIIVLEPRRLAARLAARRVAEELGETAGETVGYQVRFEDVTGPKTRLRFVTEAILTRRFVRDPELAGVGAVVLDEFHERHLHGDVALAYLRHLQRTSRPDLRLVLMSATLDAEPAARFLGCKSLRSEGKRFDVRIEHATGADDRPLELQVASAIRALPMDGDALVFLPGAREIRRAQEALEKLAAERGLLVLPLHGDLSPAEQDRAIRPADRPKVILATNVAESSVTIDGVVAVIDSGLARVMGHDPWSGLPRLRIEKVSRASATQRAGRAGRTRPGVCVRLYTKIDFERRPEHQPPEIARLDLAELLLELRARKVDRDLTWLDAPPPAALASAEELLTRLGAFDAKGDVTPIGHRMLRFPLHPRTARLLVEAEERGVFDDATVLAALLGERDVRTAGRARFDRGFGRDPAHDVATEDSDLLQMRDLFREAQETRFAPNIVRAIGLDPGATFAVDRAHKQLRRIGRPKKSEPGGASLATPDFQRRTDTDLLKCVLAGYPDRVARRVRGRTLAMSGGGRAELSEASVVRDAPWLVAVDADDKSVRIASAIEPDWLIEFFADRIVESTRTTFVRASERVESVSSMSYEGLVLDESPANRPDDTKAAELLAEAVLADGMASLARFAPEGALDAWVARARFAQTVDASIPRVDDAFLRQVLLAQCAGRRSFAELRATSFVDAIQTHLGPGPTARIFALAPERITLAAGRSVKIHYEPEKPPHIASRLQDFFGMNETPRVGGGKVPLVVHLLAPNQRAVQVTSDLKGFWERHYPSIRKELSRKYPKHAWPERPES
- a CDS encoding UDP-N-acetylmuramate dehydrogenase; translated protein: MRQKQNVPLAGHTTLRLGGPAARLLEIESVDELATAVRDLDARGEPVLVLGGGSNLVVADEGFAGTVLKLAFDAVEVSPDEVTVDAGANWDGLVARAVDEGWRGVECLSGIPGSVGATPMQNVGAYGQEVSETISRVRVLDRTKGTVSWIANEDCAFAYRSSRFRGQSRYIVVQVAFAFPRDTQSMPIRYAELSRALGIAEGERAPLRQVRDVVLRLRGAKGMILDASDPESVSAGSFFVNPIVDPAAVAHIESTAGATVPRFPMPDGTVKVPAAWLIERAGFTKGYGRGGVSISRKHALALVHRGNGSTRELLALAREVRDTVQSRFGVELSAEPIMVGCAL